A window of the Lolium perenne isolate Kyuss_39 chromosome 7, Kyuss_2.0, whole genome shotgun sequence genome harbors these coding sequences:
- the LOC139834070 gene encoding F-box/LRR-repeat protein At3g03360-like: MGELIEKFMGWFPGGRNAVAGAAPLSAAVDYDGEDRISALPDDLLRCIISRLPVKDAARTAAIASQWRHLWRSSPLSLRDADLLPSAVGRILTDHPGPFRVIDIARCSFASHERELAEWLRLLASKGVEDLVLLNDAADLELTSDTVRLPRDILRCASLQRLFLAFFWFPDTDGLSHGAYVLPNLQELGMFSTGISDWDLDYVLACCPVLEKLVFVAVVDAPLLERLFFMEAPRLGDDSILMIKIASAPNLRALGYLETSFHRLQIRDNVLAFVTCRTGRQCRRWSRGPLWACSDDAQLSLARVALL, from the exons ATGGGCGAGCTCATCGAGAAATTCATGGGCTGGTTCCCCGGCGGCAGAAATGCTGTCGCAGGTGCCGCCCCGCTCTCCGCCGCCGTTGACTACGATGGCGAGGACCGCATCAGCGCCCTCCCCGACGACCTTCTCCGCTGCATCATCTCACGCCTCCCCGTCAAGGACGCCGCCCGAACCGCCGCCATCGCCTCCCAGTGGCGCCACCTGTGGCGCTCCTCCCCGCTCTCCCTCCGCGACGCCGACCTACTCCCTTCTGCGGTCGGCCGCATCCTCACAGACCACCCTGGCCCCTTCCGCGTCATCGACATCGCCCGCTGCAGCTTCGCATCCCACGAGCGTGAGCTCGCAGAGTGGCTGCGCCTCCTCGCCTCCAAGGGcgtcgaggacctcgtcctcctcAACGACGCTGCCGACCTCGAGCTCACCAGCGACACCGTACGCCTTCCCAGAGACATCCTCCGCTGTGCCTCACTCCAGCGCCTCTTCCTGGCATTCTTCTGGTTTCCGGACACCGATGGTCTCTCCCACGGAGCCTACGTCCTGCCCAACCTTCAGGAGCTCGGCATGTTCTCGACCGGCATCAGCGACTGGGACCTCGACTACGTGCTCGCTTGCTGCCCGGTTCTGGAGAAGCTCGTCTTC GTCGCCGTCGTGGACGCCCCGCTCCTGGAGCGGCTCTTCTTCATGGAAGCGCCTCGTTTAGGTGACGACAGTATTCTCATGATCAAGATTGCTTCTGCACCTAACCTGCGGGCGCTCGGCTATCTGGAGACAAGCTTTCACCGGCTGCAGATCCGCGACAATGTG CTTGCCTTTGTGACATGTCGTACTGGGCGCCAGTGCCGTCGTTGGAGCCGAGGGCCGTTGTGGGCGTGCAGTGACGACGCGCAGCTTTCCCTCGCACGAGTAGCACTGCTTTGA
- the LOC127311975 gene encoding glutaredoxin-C1-like encodes MDRVTNLARQQAVVIFGRSSCCMCHTVTRLFCELGVNPTVVELDEDPSGEEMTQALARLLGRNPAVPAVFIGGRLTGSTDRVMSLHLSGNLVPLLRNAGALWV; translated from the coding sequence ATGGACCGGGTAACGAATCTGGCAAGGCAGCAAGCCGTGGTGATCTTCGGCAGGAGCTCTTGCTGCATGTGCCACACGGTGACGCGCCTCTTCTGCGAGCTCGGGGTCAACCCCACGGTGGTGGAGCTGGACGAGGATCCGAGTGGGGAGGAGATGACACAGGCGCTGGCAAGGCTCCTGGGCCGCAACCCCGCCGTGCCGGCCGTCTTCATCGGCGGCAGGCTCACGGGGTCCACCGACAGGGTCATGTCCCTGCACCTCAGCGGCAACCTCGTCCCTCTGCTCCGCAATGCAGGTGCACTCTGGGTGTAG